One Pseudoliparis swirei isolate HS2019 ecotype Mariana Trench chromosome 4, NWPU_hadal_v1, whole genome shotgun sequence genomic window carries:
- the got2b gene encoding glutamic-oxaloacetic transaminase 2b, mitochondrial translates to MALLKSNKVIYCLGNISPALGVLSTRNSSWWGGVQMGPPDPILGVSEAFKKDTNPKKINLGVGAYRDDMGKPFVLSCVRKAEAIITTKQMDKEYLGIGGLGEFSKSCTELALGAGSEVMKSGRYITVQTISGTGSLRIGANFLSRFHGGPRGVYLPKPSWGNHTPIFRDAGMELKAYKYYDPSTCGFDFKGALDDISKMPEQSVIMLHACAHNPTGVDPKQEQWKEISDIVKKKNLLVFFDMAYQGFASGDIDRDAWAVRYFIEQGHNILLSQSFAKNMGLYGERVGGFTVVCHDAEEAKRVESQLKILIRPMYSNPPMNGARIAATILNTPDLRSLWLEEVHGMANRIIKMREQLAVGLKKEGSSKNWQHVIDQIGMFCFTGLKPEQVERLTKEFSVYMTKDGRISMAGVTSGNVGYLAHGIHVVTK, encoded by the exons ATGGCCCTGCTCAAGTCCAACAAGGTGATCTACTGTCTGGGGAACATCTCCCCGGCCCTGGGAGTCCTGTCCACCCGCAACAG CTCATGGTGGGGTGGAGTGCAGATGGGCCCCCCTGATCCCATCCTGGGGGTGTCTGAGGCCTTCAAGAAGGACACCAACCCCAAGAAGATTAACCTGGGAGTCGGAGCCTACAGGGATGACATGGGCAAGCCCTTTGTGCTTAGCTGCGTCCGCAAG GCAGAGGCTATTATCACAACCAAACAGATGGATAAGGAGTACCTCGGCATTGGTGGTTTGGGGGAGTTTTCCAAGTCCTGCACCGAACTCGCTCTCGGTGCTGGTAGTGAAGTCATGAAGAGTGGGAGG TACATCACCGTCCAGACCATCTCAGGAACTGGATCTCTGCGCATTGGAGCCAACTTTTTG TCCCGATTCCACGGAGGTCCACGTGGCGTGTACCTGCCCAAGCCGTCCTGGGGAAACCACACGCCCATCTTCAGAGACGCTGGCATGGAGCTCAAAGCGTACAAATACTACGACCCGTCCACCTGCGGCTTTGACTTCAAAGGAGCTCTGGATGACATCTCT aaAATGCCAGAGCAGAGTGTGATCATGCTGCACGCTTGCGCCCACAACCCCACTGGTGTGGACCCGAAGCAGGAGCAGTGGAAGGAGATTTCTGACATCGTGAAG aaaaaaaacctgctggTGTTCTTCGACATGGCCTATCAGGGCTTTGCAAGTGGAGACATCGACCGTGACGCCTGGGCTGTGCGCTACTTCATCGAGCAGGGCCACAACATCCTGCTGTCCCAGTCCTTCGCTAAAAATATGGGGCTCTACG GTGAGCGTGTGGGCGGCTTCACTGTGGTGTGTCACGACGCAGAGGAGGCGAAGAGGGTGGAGTCTCAACTTAAGATCCTCATCAGGCCCATGTACTCCAACCCTCCAATGAACGGCGCTAGAATTGCAGCAACCATTCTCAATACACCAGATCTGCGCTCGCTGTG GCTGGAGGAGGTTCATGGTATGGCTAACCGCATCATTAAGATGAGAGAACAGCTGGCGGTTGGTCTGAAAAAGGAGGGCTCCTCCAAAAACTGGCAACACGTCATCGACCAGATCGGGATGTTCTGCTTCACAGGCCTCAAACCCGAACAG GTTGAGCGCCTGACAAAGGAGTTCTCAGTTTACATGACCAAGGATGGCAGAATTTCAATGGCGGGCGTAACCTCTGGGAATGTGGGCTACCTGGCACACGGGATCCATGTGGTCACCAAGTAG